The following DNA comes from Rosa rugosa chromosome 5, drRosRugo1.1, whole genome shotgun sequence.
AACATCAAATgaggtactttgatcatcagttgcacctctattCCTCTtcccatatcgggtcttctcttgagcaccatgaccagttgttctcactccgtggtcttcatGTTGGGTgatatgatcaaaattaccttcacaggtaaattgaacctttatcttctttctattattcaactacagagtATAGAGTTACAGACACAGTCATAGTCACAGACTACACAGTACAAAGTCACTCCTCACACAAATTTGCagttagagaattacttctcacccaaaatcgccttgaggatatttctcctcacctagattcgccttgaagGGGttttctcctcacctagattcgccttgaggggatttctcttCACCCAGCTGATTTgtcttgaggagatctctcttcacagtccaaggtttcaaatttcgatttcggtacttcaaatttaaggaaatttaggagaaagtttcgatttcggttaaaaataaagaaatcatattaattgcatttataaaatgatatttttgaatgaaacttttacatagactaaactaacctataataaacctatttacaatgtagcctctctaaaattatacatttataatagaattgtgatatttaatatgtacgagtaattaactagtactgtagtaggttgctaaactagtgtttttatctatatgtaattataattgtgctatatattgataatgtgaatgtgatttacttttttcttttatggttGGAACCcaattgaattgtcattgttccacaatatatagatcactcaaCCTTGACTAACTCAAACCTGACTAAATGGTGTACAAGTTGAACTGCCAATGacgtacaagttgaattgtcattgttccacaatatatagatcactcaaCCTTGACTAATTCAAACCTGACTAAATGgtgtacaagttgaattgtcaatgatgtacaagttgaattgtcaatgacgtacaagttgaattgtcattgttccacaatatatagatcactcaaCCTTGACTTAATGGCGTACAAGATGAATTGCCATTGTTCCACACTAAATGGCGTACAAGTTAAATTTGGACAATCCATATAAAAGCACCGTTTGAGTAATACTAGTCTTACCCAAAGTTTCaaatttcggtacttcaaatttaagaaaatttcggagaaagtttcgatttcagttaaaaataaagaaatcatattaattgcatttataaaatgatatttttgaatgaaacttttacatagactaaactaagctctaagagcatctttagcagactctctattgtggctccttagctattttggagagcatgtttagctttttatctattttagcaactgcactagactcctaagtgactctctattataacttttagctatctcgctcctaaatatagagagcgggatgagactctctataatttaaaacattccttttaagttattttatgtaatttataaatacatttaaactatttaatattcatttaaaaaataatataaattcaaaactagctaaaatagagagcattgatgtaGATGTAATTCTAAAGtgactagctaaaatgactttttagctactttagctaaaatttgactcaaaaatggctagcattgctaaagatgctttaATAAATCTATCTACAATGCagcctctctaaaattatacatttataatagaattgttatatttaatatgtacgagtaattaactagtactgtagtaggttgctaaactagtgtttttatctatatgtaattataattgtgctgtatattgataatgtgaatgtgatttactttttttttttttttttatggctggaacccagttgaattgtcattgttccacaatataTAGATCGCTCAACCTTGACTAACTCAAACCTGACTAAatggcgtacaagttgaattgtcattgttccacaatatatagatcactcaaCCTTGACTGACTTAACCTCGACTAAatggcgtacaagttgaattgtcaatggcatacaagttgaattgtcattgttccacaatatatatatagatcactcAACCTTGACTGACTTAACCTTGACTAAatggcgtacaagttgaattgtcaatgacgtacaagttgaattgtcattgttccacaatatatagatcactcaaCCTTGACTAAATGGCGTAtaagttgaattgtcattgttccacactaaatggcgtacaagttgaattCGGACAATGCATATAAAAGTACCGTTTAAGTAATAGTAGTCTTacccaaggtttcaaatttcgatttcggtacttcaaatttaaggaaatttcgtaaaaattttcgatttcggttaaaaataaagaaatcatattaattgcatttataaaatgatatttttgaatgaaacttttacatagactaaactgacctataataaacctatttacaatgtagcctctctaaaattatacatttataatataattgtgatatttaatatgtacgagtaattaactagtactgtagtaggttgctaaactagtgtttttatttatactagccccttaacatgtgctccgcacatgtcaattagcttttattttttaaaattaaaaaaattacagCAATTTCTCTCCTGATTTTAGAGAATATTCTCCTTTTTTCATGGGATATTGTAAatttttcaaatatgatataGTCTTGAGATAGGTCGCCCTTCCTCATTCTTGTTCCACACGAATGATCCAAAAATAGTCTATTGCTGGGCACAATCAATTGGACAataatttctaaagaaaaatcaagacaaaaaaaaagaaaataaaattgggcACAATTCTTATTTCCAGGAGGTTATATCAATTTGCAATCATATGCCAAAGCTCATGATGGAACCATTGAATAAGAACTGTGGGAACTTGATTCACCTCTGTTTCTCAACATATGAGACAAGGCTTAATCAACCACGAACTTAAGTTGAGAAGGAGCCAAGAAATTTCCAGAAAAGTACAGAACGCTAACAGCAAATGGGATGATAAATCATGAATCCATTCCTCCGCTTTCTTTGTCATCTTCTTCTTACTCTAGATTTGATCTACTTCTTCCtctatcatcatcatcttcttcttccagtcAGCGATCATCGGTCGTTATCCTACGAACACCTTCGGTCTCGTCATCATCTTCTTATACCAGGATGTCAGACATTCTCTAcatcagaatcaaaattgatccGAACTATCTAGTCAACAAAATACTAATCTTCCATCAAAttacacataaaaaaaaaacgaaaactTCCAACAAAAATTGTCAAGGCCTGCTGGTGGGCTTGCCTGCCGGAGTGAAGATCCAATAGAGCCGAGCAGGATTTGATGGCGCAAGGAAAGGAGGAGCGGTTGGTTCTGAGAGAGCTTTCGCATTGAAGAAAAGGTCTGGAGGGCTTCGACGGAGTTACCTCTCCGAGCCAAGTCTGCAATAACTGAGTTCCAGTCACGGCCATGGacggagagaaagagagagagtcaaAGTCAAAGAGAGGTAAAAGTACTAAATTACTTACCCTCTGACAAGTGAGTAATGACATGAGAGTAAACGGTGTTAATGACGTCGTGTCTAGATAATGAGTCGGAATTCTAAGTTCGTGTACTAAAATTTATAATTTGTAactttatgtatagaaattattagtggcttttagttggtgtactgtttataaaattttccctttagagaattattgagtttttttgtattttttgtttgtttccatcagattttacagatatttcttcactttatcggggatatatctcaaatatctaatatatccgGGATATGTGACGGTGTCAGAAAAATTTCGTAGAAACGGTAGAAGATAAGATATTAACCCCTTAAGATATATCGGTCAATCGAAAACGGGAAATATCGGGggatatatcggaaatatcgcagatatttcAAACCCTGGTTTTACCCTCACATTCTTCATCCAAAACCTCATTCCAAGACCGGTTAGGAGTATTTCTACCAATCATCCCACTGAACATCCTCCACCACTCCCTCAATAGGGTTGTTATTCTCCATCATCACTTGATCAACAATATGGTAAATATATTCAAAAGCTGCACCACATAGGCTAAGAGGCGGAGAGAGGCAGGGGcccagtgggtcccgtgccccactcaGATTTTCAGCAAAAAGTTAATACATATACTGATATACATAGTATGAGTATTATATTAATGGGCGGATAGACGTACAGAAGTCAAACTGCCAAGTCATCCTAGACCAAAGCCCACCTCCGGACTTATAAGAGCATCAATATTACCCTCACATTCTTCATCCAAAACCTCATTCCAAGACCGATTACGAGTATTTCTACCAATCATCCCACTGAACATCCTCCACCACTTCCTTAATAGGGTTGTCATTCTCCATCATCACTAAGCTCAGTTCAGAAATCTTTGTTCCCaactaccccccccccccaccccgCGGTCTGATCTAATATGAGGGTTCAAGAAATCTTTGTGGTCATCCTTGTTACTGGATTTTGTTTTCAAGCTCAAGTTTCGAGCTTTCAGAACCTGACGTGCAATCCAAATGACTGTCAAGCATTGCAAGATTTCATGACAGGTTTATCTCCTGTTATTGATGGATGGGGAAATGATTTCTCTTCTGATTGCTGCAAATGGCCAGGTATCACTTGCAACTCTTCATCTTCTCTGGGACTGAATGATTCTCTTGATAGCTACAGAGTGGTTAAGTTGGAGCTTCCAAGTAGAAGACTAGTTGGCAACATTTTTGAATCTATAGGCAATTTGGAACAGCTTAGGATACTTAACCTATCAGACAATATCTTCAATGACACACTTCCAATCTCATTGTTTCATCTGCCAAATTTAGACCTCTTAGATCTaagctctaattttttttttggtcccaTTCCAGTTGTTTCTGATTTACCTTCAATCCAGTCCCTTGACATTTCTGATAACAACTTGAATGGTCCTCTTTCGGCAAGTATCTGTGTCAATTCACATCACCTTCGTGTACTAAACTTGGCTGTGAACTACTTGTCTGGTGACCTCCCACCAAGTCTTGGAAATTGTAGTTCCTTGCATGACCTCCATCTCTACGATAATGATCTCACAGGTGGAATATCTGAAAGCTTAGTTTGGCTGCAAAATCTAACCCATTTGAGCATTAAAAGTAACAAGCTTTCTGGGATGCTGAGTGAAGTTAGTAACCTCATCAACCTTGTTCATTTGGATATCTCCATTAATTTGTTTTCGGGAACTATTCCGGATGTTTTCCACAGCCTTGGAAGATTACAGTACTTTGGTGCTCATTCAAATAATTTCAGTGGTCAGATACCCCTTTCCTTGTCAAATTCCCCAACTATCTCCATGCTTAATGTGAGAAACAATTCATTGTCAGGTCCAATTGATCTAAACTGTTCAGCAATGACAAGTTTGGCCTCTCTTGATCTAGGTTCAAACCAATTTGATGGGGTCATTCCATCCAATCTTCCCTCTTGTCGGCATTTGAATAGTATAAATCTTGCCCGGAACAACTTGAGTGGCCAAATACCTGAAACCTTTAAGAATTTTCATACTCTCCATTACCTCTCACTTTCGAACGCCAGCCATTCTAATATATCATATGCCCTTCAAATTTTACAGCAGTGTCAGAATCTAACTACTTTGATTCTCACCATGAACTTCTATGATGAAGAATTGCTTGTTGATCCAACCATTCATTTTGCAAAGTTGAAGGTTCTCATTATTGCAAATTGTAGGCTCACAGGTTCAATGCCCCAGTGGTTGAGTAACAGCAACATGTTGCAATTGTTAGATTTATCTTGGAACCGCTTTGAAGGAACAATTCCGGTCTGGTTTGGTAATTTTAGTAGTCTCTTCTACTTAGACATATCAAACAATTCTCTTACTGGAGATATCCCTAGAAGCTTAACTGAACTAAGGAGCCTCATTTATTGGAATATTTGCTCGGTTCAGGAACCTTCCCCTGAATTTCCTCTTTTCCAGAAAAACAAAGCAAGTGAAAGGGGATTGCAGCACAATAAAGTTTCGAGCTTTCGACCTACGCTGGCACTTGACAACAATAATCTCAGTGGAGAAATCTGGCCAGAGTTTGGGAGCCTGAAATCCCTTCATGTATTGGATCTGAAATCCCTTCATGTATTGGATCTGAAATTCAACAGTCTGTCAGGACCAATTCCGAGTAGTTTATCTTCGATGACCAATTTAGAGACTCTGGATTTGTCTCATAACAAACTTTCAGGGGCAATACCACCCTCGTTGGTTAATCTCTGCTCATTGTCCAAGTTTTCTGTTGCATACAATCAATTGGATGGAGAGATCCCTACAGGACATCAGTTTGGGACCTTCCTAAATTCAAGCTTCGAAGGGAATAATCTTTGCGGCGATCCTGCTCCCCCTTGTCTATCTTTTTCAAAACCACAGCCACAACCACACAGCAAATCAAGAGTAGAATACAGGGGAGTTGTCATTGGAATAGCTGTGGGATTTGTATCTGGAGTAGCTTGCTTTATTGTAATAGATAAATATGTATGGACTTGGCATTTCTAATTTCTGTCCCCCCACACCTTGCGTAAAGGGTTGGGAGTAGGGCTAGGTTGAAATGTATTGTCGTTTTTTTCTCTCTGTAATTTAAGTCTTTTTTGCTTTTCTGGTAGATGCCCTCCTTCCTTAATTGCTTAAGGGGTTAGGGCTAGGTTGAAATGTGTTGtcgtttttttctctctctgtaaTTTAAGTTTTGTTTGCTTTTCTAGTAGCTGCCTGCTATTTAATGGACTATTGGACTTATGCTGTAGAATCTTTGGTTATGCTAATGTTAGTGGTTGATAGCTgactgttgtgaaattttaattaaaactcgcaagcgcacgaatcatcgttagtatagtgtgcaagtacgaggtcgttccaactgaggattgataatcaatttaaatcctaactcaattaatccaaacacaaaatcctAACAACACAATGAACAATCGAGAAAGAAGATATTATTTTTAGATTTTCAAATAGAGAAATAatgtgaaacaaacaaacaaacaaaataaagtttataagttgaaaagcaaagatgataaaacctagggtatcagaatcaaccactaataatcctatttatgtttcgatgcaattaacagattcttttgtttctctagatgataattcccgtatctaagtccttctaaGGTAccctagaccatagttttccttaagtgtatgatgctctccctctcgggtaaagatcttataccCTAGATATGCACTATCCTTCTCAGgaataaatttaacatgcaaggattcattacgttctagaaaataagagaatcaagcaaaccattagtctttctcaagtattAATAATGTagtttaccacacttaatcacaagagctaatcaaattatattgcatctctgcttcaaatttgtcttccaatttctaaatgcaaagccctaaggtgatcaatcaaaaaACTTAAACacaaagcatcaattcaaatagtgattaagcattcatcataaagaaactataaatccatcaatataacACCAAAGTACATAAataatcatgatagggcatcatcctatccctagaaaaaggtttagcaaaatataactaaataaaacatagaaaaaacataaaaagaatggaaaggcAAAATAAGGGTAAGATGGATGAGTCATCTCTGATCCTTAGGCATCTACATATATTGTGCTCCCGGGACGTCCTCCTCTTAAGAAATTCGTGCTCCCGCTTGCCAGACCTACTCACTCATAAACTCACCATATCGCCGGACGTTCCACCTATTAGACAGAAAAGAAGGGATTTCACAGAAGAAAAGTACAAAGCCATCCAGGCAGAAGTCAAGAAACTCTAAGATATCGGGTTCGTCAAGGAAGTATCCTACCCGAAATGGCTATCAAATGTTGTAATGGTAAAGAAACCCAATGGCAATGGCGACCGTTGATTACACCAACCTAAACAAGGCCTGCCCAAAGGACAAATTTCCCCTGCCAAGAATTGACCAACTTGTCGATTCCACCGCGGGCCACAAGCTTTTGAGCTTTATGGACGCATTCTTGGGGTACAACCAAATCGCCATGGAACCCTCCAATTAAGAGCACACATCCTTCACCACTGACAAGGGTCTATATTGCTACAAGGTAATGTCGTTTGGCCTAAAAAATGTTGGAGCAACGTACCAGAGGTTAGTTAATACCATGTTTGCAGATCATATCGGGAAAATAATGGAAGTATATGTCGACGATATGCTAGTCAAGAGTGTCACCATTGAGGATCACATCAAAAACCTGAGCATTGTGAATTTCGAAACAGAAAAGACAATTgccgaatcgtctacccttcaagAAGAGAGCTCCTAATcattcagtctctctctctccatcagcAGTCTCCCCTGTTTAATCTTCATCTGAGGTACGTAGTAGTTTGCCTTTGTCCTATAACCCACCTTTGTCTAATAGTGTTACTCCTTTAATTGATTCTACACATGTTCAAACCCGAGTCTTACCAGAACGGTCCAATCGTGGTTAGCCTCCCAAGAAATATGAACCAAGTTTATGTGCTAAGAccaaataccctatagctaattatgtgtcTACTCATAGGTTGTCTGAaccatatgtagcctttgtgaatcaattatcttctttgtcacttcctagtaaagtgcaggatgcaatgaGGGACGAGAAGTGGGCAAAAGCAATGGCCGTGGAGATGGATGCACTTGAGAAAAATCAAACGTGGGAGTTAGTATCACTACCTCCTGGAAAGAAAACAGTTGGGTGCAGGTGGGTATATACAGTGAAGCACAATTTTGATGGTTCTGTAGACAGATATAAGCCAAGGCTAGTAGCAAAGGGTTACACCCAGAAGTATGGCATGGACGTactatgatgaaacttttgccCCAGTACCAAAAATCAATACAATTCGAGTACTTCTatctctagcagctaatcttgattggcctcttcaacaatttgatgttaagaatgcctTCTTACATGGTGATTTGAATGAAGAAGTCTACATGGACTTACCTCCGGGGTATGGTACTTCCACTGGGACCAGGGTGGTGTGTCGTCTAAGGAAGTCTCTATATGGCCTCAAACAGTccccaagagcttggtttggtcgGTTCACAACTTTTATGAAACGGATTGGATACAGGCAGAGCAACTCTGATCATACTTTATTCCTTAAGCATCAGAAAGGTAGAGTCAcggctctaattatttatgtagatgacatggTAGTGACAGGTAATGATCTTGAGGAGATGAGGAAGTTGCAAAGAGAGTTGTCtacagagtttgagatgaaagacttGGGGAGTTTAAAATATTTCTTGGGGATTGAAGTTGCTCGAGGAAAAGATTGTATTATGTTGAGCCAGAGAGTATGTTCTTGATCTGTTAGCAGAAACAGGTATGCTCGATTGTACACCAGCTGATACACCTATGGAGCAGAACCATCGGTTCGCTGAGTATCCGGATTAGGTACCCACAAACAAGGCCAGATATCAAAGGTTAGTtgggagattaatttatttgtcgcacactagaccagatttagcttatgcggttagtgttgtgagtcagtttatgcataatcctagtgaggctcatatggaagctgtgattagaattttgaggtatttgaagTCTGCCCCAGGCAAGGGGCTGGTGTTCTCTAAGCATAGGCATTTGGACGTTTTGGGGTATACAGACGCAAATTGGGCAGGTTGTATAACTGACAGGAGATCTACCTCTGGTTACTTTACGTTTGTTGGTGGGaatttggttacttggaagattAAGAAGCAGAAAGTGGTGGCCCGCTCTAGTGCTGAAGCAtaatatagaggaatggcccgtggagtttgtgagatgttATGGTTGAGGCATTTGTTGAGGGATTTGGGATTCAAACAGAAAAAGGCCATGCCCTTGTTTTTTGATAACAAAGTTGCGGttgaaattgctcataatcCTGTCCAGCATGATAGAACCAAACATGTGGAAGTTGAtagacatttcattaaagagaagttgGATCAGCAGATTATTTCTTTTCCCTTTGTACCTTCTGAGGAGCAGTTGGCAGACATTCTCACAAAGAcattttatgactcacttgacaagttgggcataagtgatctatatgctccaacttgagggggagtgttggagtGAGTCACTCCTTAATTGTATCCCTTGATTGTAGCAATTgttatgtaattaggattgtgtaATTATTTAGAATGTTATGTAGTTAAGGGGGAGTATATTACGATGTAATTAGGTAATCACTTTCCTATTAGGTTTCTGCATACTTTGTATATATACTCTATTTTTAGAGAAATCAAGATACATTAGAAATTCTCAAACTTTCTCTTTGCCTTTATTCTGTTTGACTCCACTAGCATTGGAAGTTTGGGAGCCTGTGCTGAAAACATTGGATCCAGGATCTAAGGTTACCATATTGACCAATGGACCATTGCAGGATACTCCTCATTGACTACTCTAGCAAGCATTATTTTGTCGGAAAATAACACTAGCTCTCTAATTCAGGTAAGTTGGTTTTAGTTCATAATGTATGAACAATGTCTATCAAGCTAACAATGACATGATACCATCACCATGTAGATGATGTTCATTGCAGGATACTCCTCATTGACTACTCTAGCAAGCATTATTTTGTAGGAAAATAACACTAGCTCTCTAATTCAGGTAAGTTGGTTTTAGTTCATAATGTATGAACAATGTCTATCAAGCTAACAATGACATGATACCATCACCATGTAGATGATGTTCATTGCAGGATGTGTATATAGTTGGAGGACATATCAGCCGCAGTGAAAATGACAAAGGAAATGTGTTTTCGATTCCTTCCAGTGAATATGCAGAGTTCAATATGTTTCTTGACCCGTTGGCTGCAAAGACTGTGTTTGATTCCTCACTTAACATCACACTCATTCCTCTTGGCATCCAGCAGAGAGTTggttattttccaaaaatattaAAAAGGCTGCGCAGCACGAAGAAGACAACACCAGAAGCATTGTTTGCCCGGCGATTGCTGTCAAGGCTATACCGTTTGCAACAATTGCACCATAGCTATCACCACATGGTAATGCTTCTTATCTAAGAAAATGCCTAAATACTTTAGCTGTATTATGACAGGTTTTTCATGCATGTAGTGATTTTAGGAATATTCTTCTGTTTGTGATATCTAGCATGCTATACATTGAGAGAATAATCTGCACTACATATTTGATCATTGATTCAAATTGACAGTAACAAACATAACATGCAAGGAATGTTTGCCAAGAGAACATTTCCCAACCATTTTGGTCAATGTTCTGTTACTATATATTGGGCTGCTATGTTGTGAAACTGTTACTCTGACAGCATAATTGAAAACAAGAACTGACTGGGAGTTCAGAGTTTGGTTACCCCACAGTTTGATTCTATAAAAGAAAGATTGATCGGCTGCGAATAAGATGATACGCATTTAAAGAGCTTGAGAAATTTATGACATGAGCTTTTAACTTGATCCCAAGTACATTTGGTCTCCCTCTATTGAATGATCTTTGCTCTCATATGTTATTATTGTGCAGGGAACTTTCTTGGGGAAACTTCTTGGTGCAGTTCTCTTGGACGGTGATTCTCATCTGAGCCAAAGCTTCAAACTTAAACACATCAAAGTTTTTGCTGATGATATTGAATCCAGAGATGGGGAAATTTTGATTCATCAAAACCAAGGAAAATTAGTCAAAGTATCGGACAAAGTAAATCCCAGGGCATATTATGAACTTTTCGCAGAAACGGCTTAGCGATTCAAAGCAGTCTGCTGTATTAGCAAGTTTtgaagagcaaaaaaaaaaactgtgacAGAAACCGCCAAATCAAACTGAGCCTGCCGAGTAGGTATTCTACTATTATTTTTAGCTCAAAAAACGGCAACACAGAGAAAAGGATACAGAACCGGCCAGGAGTATAGAAATTGTCATTGGAATTTTGGTCTTTGGCTTATAAGTTTAACAAAGCAAAGCTGTTCATTGTGCTTATAAGCAACCCATGActgtatatttttatttcacAAGTGTCACTAATGACTTGAAGAAGATAATGTTACTCCCTTTCTGTTTGATTTTGACAAGGATGGTTTGCTTACTAAAAGAACAACTAGGAGCTTAAAGAATTTAGGATCATTGCAACCAacaaaacttaattatcatcTTCTCTGTTATTATTACAATTTCACCATCTCTGACCTGCCAACAGTGTATCTTATGCAGTGCTGCATCAAAATTTTGAAGCCATGTTTTTGAAGTTGATTCTATCAATAATTTTCACAATATTGAAGGCTTTTTATGTAGACCCACTTTGTATCTATTGATGTATTCATCAATCATTTGATTCATTTCGTTTCTCTACAGTCTACACTGACTAATTTAAATAATTCCATTGGTTTCTGAACTAAATGAACTGACTCGATGGAAAATTCTATGTAGTAGTCTTCAAGTATCAACAATTGAAATGCAACTCTTTGCTTGATGATTATGAACCCTAAGACGCAGAAGTAAAGTTGTTGTAACCACACTTGTATCAGAGCTCTAAATTTGTTTGGTTAGGCACCTAGGCTGACGATGGTGCTTCCCTTTCT
Coding sequences within:
- the LOC133711969 gene encoding phytosulfokine receptor 1-like, whose protein sequence is MRVQEIFVVILVTGFCFQAQVSSFQNLTCNPNDCQALQDFMTGLSPVIDGWGNDFSSDCCKWPGITCNSSSSLGLNDSLDSYRVVKLELPSRRLVGNIFESIGNLEQLRILNLSDNIFNDTLPISLFHLPNLDLLDLSSNFFFGPIPVVSDLPSIQSLDISDNNLNGPLSASICVNSHHLRVLNLAVNYLSGDLPPSLGNCSSLHDLHLYDNDLTGGISESLVWLQNLTHLSIKSNKLSGMLSEVSNLINLVHLDISINLFSGTIPDVFHSLGRLQYFGAHSNNFSGQIPLSLSNSPTISMLNVRNNSLSGPIDLNCSAMTSLASLDLGSNQFDGVIPSNLPSCRHLNSINLARNNLSGQIPETFKNFHTLHYLSLSNASHSNISYALQILQQCQNLTTLILTMNFYDEELLVDPTIHFAKLKVLIIANCRLTGSMPQWLSNSNMLQLLDLSWNRFEGTIPVWFGNFSSLFYLDISNNSLTGDIPRSLTELRSLIYWNICSVQEPSPEFPLFQKNKASERGLQHNKVSSFRPTLALDNNNLSGEIWPEFGSLKSLHVLDLKSLHVLDLKFNSLSGPIPSSLSSMTNLETLDLSHNKLSGAIPPSLVNLCSLSKFSVAYNQLDGEIPTGHQFGTFLNSSFEGNNLCGDPAPPCLSFSKPQPQPHSKSRVEYRGVVIGIAVGFVSGVACFIVIDKYVWTWHF